One genomic segment of Ignavibacteriota bacterium includes these proteins:
- a CDS encoding Re/Si-specific NAD(P)(+) transhydrogenase subunit alpha gives MVISIPKEILPGENRVAIVPDVAAKLIKKGFAVKVEKDAGISAGFTNEKYIEAGAEIISSLDELYNTDIILKVQRPTEHPSGKHETEFIKSGSYLITLMYSLHYSDLAKTCAEKGINVISMDAIPRTTLAQKMDALSSQANIAGYKSVLMAANSLGKIFPLMMTAAGTIQPAKVVIMGAGVAGLQALGTAKRLGAIVEVSDIRPSVKEEVQSLGGRFIEVDTDENMQDSGGYAKEASEEFLKKQKELIFKHVTNADIVITTALVPGKKSPILVTEEMIKSMRPGSVVLDMAVEFGGNCEISEKGKTVKKYGVTIIGEPNLPSLVATNASEVYSKNLLALLEHISKDGKIELNLDDEIVKGSLITYNNQVVHERTKNLL, from the coding sequence GTGGTTATTTCTATTCCTAAAGAAATTTTACCAGGTGAAAATAGAGTTGCAATAGTTCCGGATGTAGCAGCAAAATTGATAAAAAAAGGATTTGCAGTAAAAGTTGAGAAAGATGCTGGAATTTCTGCAGGTTTTACAAATGAAAAGTATATTGAAGCCGGTGCAGAAATTATAAGTTCTTTAGATGAACTTTACAATACTGATATTATTTTGAAAGTACAAAGACCAACTGAACATCCATCCGGCAAACATGAAACAGAATTTATCAAAAGTGGAAGTTATTTAATCACTTTAATGTATTCGCTTCATTATTCAGATTTAGCAAAAACTTGTGCTGAAAAGGGAATAAATGTTATTTCTATGGATGCAATTCCAAGGACAACACTCGCACAAAAAATGGATGCATTAAGTTCACAAGCAAATATTGCAGGATATAAATCAGTTCTAATGGCAGCAAATTCACTCGGAAAGATTTTTCCATTAATGATGACAGCAGCAGGAACAATTCAACCAGCAAAAGTTGTAATTATGGGAGCTGGAGTTGCCGGTTTACAAGCTCTTGGAACAGCCAAAAGATTAGGAGCAATTGTTGAAGTTTCGGATATTCGGCCATCTGTGAAAGAAGAAGTACAATCTTTAGGCGGAAGATTTATTGAAGTTGATACAGATGAAAATATGCAAGATTCCGGAGGGTATGCAAAAGAAGCTTCTGAAGAGTTTTTAAAAAAACAAAAAGAGCTTATTTTTAAACATGTTACAAATGCAGATATTGTAATTACAACAGCATTGGTGCCGGGCAAGAAGTCGCCAATATTAGTTACGGAAGAAATGATAAAAAGTATGCGTCCCGGTTCGGTTGTGCTTGATATGGCAGTTGAATTTGGCGGTAATTGTGAAATTAGCGAAAAAGGAAAAACTGTAAAAAAATATGGAGTTACAATAATTGGCGAACCAAATTTGCCAAGTTTAGTTGCAACCAACGCAAGTGAAGTTTATAGTAAAAATTTATTAGCACTTTTAGAACATATTTCAAAAGATGGGAAAATAGAATTAAATCTAGATGACGAAATTGTAAAAGGCTCACTAATTACTTACAACAATCAAGTTGTACATGAAAGAACAAAAAATTTATTATAA
- a CDS encoding NAD(P) transhydrogenase subunit alpha, which translates to MEIHELLMLIYVFVLAIFIGFELITKVPPTLHTPLMSGSNAISGITIVGALLSAGFNEFGLSTILGMIAVIFATINVVGGYLVTDRMLKMFKKK; encoded by the coding sequence ATGGAAATTCATGAATTATTAATGTTGATATACGTTTTTGTATTAGCCATTTTTATTGGATTTGAACTAATTACAAAAGTTCCGCCAACTTTGCACACACCGTTAATGTCCGGATCAAATGCAATCTCTGGAATTACAATTGTTGGTGCACTTTTGAGTGCTGGATTTAATGAATTTGGTTTAAGCACAATTTTAGGAATGATAGCAGTAATTTTTGCAACAATAAATGTTGTTGGCGGATATTTAGTTACAGATAGAATGTTAAAAATGTTTAAGAAAAAGTGA
- a CDS encoding NAD(P)(+) transhydrogenase (Re/Si-specific) subunit beta, with the protein MEVLSYVIYLIASVLFIFGIKQLGSPKTARQGNFLSALGMFLAIVITLFDQRVLTFEYILIGIIIGSAIGALMAYKVPMTGMPQMVGLLNGFGGGASMLVGYAEFYHLLKSSDGIDIAIGSTIVLSILIGGVTFTGSLVAFGKLQEIISGKVIKFPLQNSINILLLLAVIVLGILVVMNPSTTILLLLIIGIISLVLGVLLVLPIGGADMPVAVSLLNSYSGLAASMTGFVLQNNMLIIAGALVGASGIILTIIMCKGMNRSLMNVVLGGWADAGSGGASSSGSQGEAKSIDAEELAMMLDSVQNVVIVPGYGMAVAQAQHAVRDLTNILEKKGINVRFAIHPVAGRMPGHMNVLLAEAQVSYDKLFALEDINDDFPNVDVALIVGANDVVNPAARNDKNSPIFGMPILNVDYAKTVIVNKRSMNAGYAGIQNELFFYPNTLMFFGSAKEAISKLVNEIKEL; encoded by the coding sequence ATGGAAGTTTTATCATACGTAATTTACTTAATTGCATCAGTTCTATTTATCTTTGGCATAAAACAACTTGGTTCACCAAAAACTGCACGACAAGGAAATTTTCTCTCAGCTTTAGGAATGTTTCTCGCAATTGTAATAACACTTTTTGATCAAAGAGTTTTAACATTTGAATATATACTAATCGGAATAATTATTGGTTCAGCAATAGGAGCTTTAATGGCATATAAAGTTCCGATGACGGGCATGCCGCAAATGGTGGGATTGCTAAACGGATTTGGCGGTGGAGCTTCAATGTTAGTAGGTTATGCAGAATTCTATCATCTTCTTAAAAGTAGTGATGGAATTGATATTGCAATTGGAAGTACAATTGTTTTATCAATTTTAATTGGCGGTGTTACATTTACGGGTTCTTTAGTTGCTTTTGGTAAGTTGCAGGAAATAATATCTGGTAAAGTCATAAAATTTCCGCTCCAAAATTCTATAAATATTTTGTTATTACTTGCAGTAATAGTTTTAGGAATTCTCGTTGTAATGAACCCCTCCACAACAATTCTGTTGTTACTTATTATTGGAATAATTTCTTTGGTGCTTGGAGTACTTCTGGTTTTACCAATTGGCGGAGCTGATATGCCGGTTGCTGTTTCATTATTAAATTCTTATTCAGGATTAGCTGCATCAATGACGGGATTTGTACTTCAAAATAATATGTTAATAATCGCCGGTGCTTTAGTCGGGGCTTCTGGAATTATTTTAACAATCATTATGTGTAAAGGAATGAATCGATCGCTTATGAATGTAGTTCTTGGCGGCTGGGCAGATGCAGGAAGTGGTGGTGCATCTTCGAGTGGTTCGCAAGGAGAAGCAAAATCAATTGATGCTGAGGAATTAGCTATGATGTTAGATTCTGTGCAAAATGTTGTTATTGTTCCGGGTTATGGAATGGCGGTAGCTCAAGCTCAGCATGCTGTTAGAGATTTAACTAACATTCTGGAGAAAAAAGGAATAAATGTAAGATTTGCAATACATCCAGTTGCAGGGAGAATGCCTGGACATATGAATGTTTTATTGGCTGAAGCTCAAGTTTCTTATGATAAACTCTTTGCATTAGAAGATATAAATGATGATTTCCCAAATGTTGATGTAGCGTTAATTGTTGGTGCAAATGATGTTGTAAATCCAGCTGCACGGAATGATAAAAATTCTCCAATATTTGGAATGCCAATTTTAAATGTTGATTACGCAAAAACAGTAATTGTAAATAAAAGATCGATGAATGCTGGTTATGCAGGGATTCAAAATGAATTATTTTTCTATCCAAACACATTAATGTTTTTTGGAAGCGCAAAAGAAGCCATCAGTAAATTAGTAAATGAAATAAAGGAATTATAA
- a CDS encoding N,N'-diacetylchitobiose phosphorylase: protein MKYGFFDNDNKEYVIEKPDVPVSWTNYLGVKDLCTVISHNAGGYSFYKSTEHHRVTRFRPNGVPLDRPGHYVYIRDDETGEYWSISWQPVGKDFTEAKYTCRHGMSYSKFQCDYNDINAEQILFIPIDDDVELWDVKIKNNSGRARKLSVFSYVEFSFHHVEIDNQNFQMSLYASGSNYKDEIIEYDFFYEPWTFHFFASNFNPDSFDCVRDSFIGSYRSESDPIAVEKGKCSNSTELGGNHCGTLHKKLELQSGEETRLIFMLGVGSREEKGREIKSKYSDLKNVDNEFNRLKNYWEAKTSKFICKTPNEGLNTMINIWTLYQAEVCVIWSRFASFVETGGRVGLGYRDTSQDIMGVVHTNPEKTKQRIIELLQGHTSYGYGLHLFDPDVFKPKENKLPGVKLPTVVPTKNPEDIVHGMEDVCSDDAIWLVASICEWIVESGELEFFDNVVRYANGGEGTVYEHLTKILDFSAKYVGNNGICQGLRADWNDCLNLGGGESSMVSFMHYWAINIFIESAKILDKNEDVRKYLEMAEKVKQSCENELWDGEWYIRGFTKSGKKIGSNEAEEGKVFLNAQSWAVMSGVAKDERAEKAMNAVDKYLYSKYGLHLLWPAYGKPNDEIGYVTRVYKGIKENAAIFSHPNPWAVIAECKLGNGNRAMKYYDAILPYNQNDIIEIRQSEPYSYCQFIMGKDHTAHGRARHPWLTGTASWFYTAATKHILGIQPTYKGLKIDPCIPSDWKEFEVRREWRGAVYIIKVQNPNGVEKGVKTIKVNGKIIDGIIPIFPKGENVNVEVVMQNNF, encoded by the coding sequence ATGAAGTACGGATTTTTTGATAATGATAATAAAGAATATGTAATTGAAAAACCGGACGTTCCGGTTTCATGGACAAATTATTTGGGTGTTAAAGATCTTTGCACAGTAATATCACATAACGCTGGCGGGTATTCTTTTTATAAATCAACAGAGCATCATAGAGTTACAAGATTTCGCCCAAATGGGGTTCCGCTTGATCGCCCCGGACATTATGTTTATATACGTGACGATGAGACCGGAGAATATTGGTCGATCTCTTGGCAGCCGGTTGGCAAAGATTTTACAGAAGCAAAATATACTTGTCGGCATGGAATGTCTTATTCAAAATTTCAATGTGATTATAATGATATAAATGCGGAGCAAATTTTATTTATTCCTATAGATGATGATGTAGAATTATGGGATGTTAAAATTAAAAATAATTCTGGAAGAGCAAGAAAGCTTAGCGTTTTTTCTTATGTGGAATTTTCTTTCCACCATGTTGAAATTGATAATCAGAATTTTCAAATGAGTTTGTATGCAAGCGGTTCTAATTATAAAGATGAAATTATTGAGTATGATTTTTTCTATGAACCATGGACATTTCATTTCTTTGCATCAAATTTTAATCCGGATAGTTTTGACTGCGTGAGGGATTCTTTTATCGGAAGTTACAGATCGGAGTCAGATCCAATTGCAGTTGAAAAAGGGAAATGTTCAAACAGTACTGAATTGGGTGGAAACCATTGCGGAACTTTGCATAAAAAATTAGAATTACAAAGCGGAGAAGAAACCAGATTAATTTTTATGCTTGGAGTTGGTTCACGCGAAGAAAAAGGAAGAGAAATAAAATCTAAATATTCTGATTTAAAAAATGTTGATAATGAATTTAATCGATTAAAAAATTATTGGGAAGCGAAAACTTCAAAATTTATATGCAAAACTCCAAATGAAGGTTTGAATACAATGATAAATATTTGGACACTTTACCAAGCCGAGGTTTGTGTAATTTGGTCGAGATTTGCATCATTCGTTGAAACCGGCGGAAGAGTTGGTTTGGGATATCGCGATACTTCTCAAGATATTATGGGAGTTGTTCATACAAATCCGGAAAAGACTAAACAAAGAATTATCGAACTGCTTCAAGGTCATACAAGTTACGGATATGGACTTCATCTTTTTGATCCCGATGTTTTCAAACCAAAAGAAAATAAATTACCGGGAGTAAAACTCCCAACAGTTGTTCCGACAAAAAATCCAGAAGATATTGTGCATGGAATGGAAGATGTTTGTTCGGATGATGCAATCTGGCTTGTTGCTTCAATTTGTGAATGGATTGTAGAAAGCGGTGAATTAGAATTTTTTGATAACGTTGTTCGTTATGCAAACGGAGGTGAAGGAACAGTTTATGAACATCTCACAAAAATTTTAGATTTCTCTGCAAAGTATGTCGGCAATAATGGAATTTGTCAAGGCTTGCGTGCTGATTGGAACGATTGCTTAAATCTTGGCGGTGGCGAAAGCTCAATGGTTTCATTTATGCATTATTGGGCAATAAATATTTTTATAGAATCGGCAAAAATTCTTGATAAAAATGAAGATGTTCGAAAATATTTGGAGATGGCAGAAAAAGTAAAACAGTCGTGCGAAAATGAACTCTGGGATGGTGAATGGTACATTCGAGGATTTACAAAATCCGGAAAGAAAATTGGATCAAATGAAGCTGAAGAAGGAAAAGTATTTTTAAATGCACAATCTTGGGCAGTTATGTCCGGAGTTGCAAAAGACGAAAGAGCAGAAAAAGCAATGAATGCTGTTGATAAATATTTGTATTCAAAATACGGACTTCATCTGCTATGGCCGGCTTATGGAAAACCAAATGATGAAATTGGTTATGTTACTAGAGTTTACAAAGGTATAAAAGAAAACGCTGCAATTTTCAGTCACCCAAATCCATGGGCAGTAATTGCGGAATGTAAATTGGGAAACGGAAATCGCGCAATGAAATATTACGATGCAATTCTTCCATATAATCAAAATGATATTATTGAAATTAGACAATCCGAACCCTATTCATATTGCCAGTTTATTATGGGAAAAGATCATACTGCACATGGGCGAGCACGTCATCCATGGCTTACCGGAACTGCATCTTGGTTTTATACAGCGGCAACAAAACATATTTTAGGAATTCAGCCAACTTATAAAGGATTGAAAATTGATCCGTGTATTCCGTCTGATTGGAAAGAGTTTGAAGTAAGACGAGAATGGCGCGGAGCAGTTTATATTATCAAAGTTCAAAATCCAAATGGAGTTGAAAAAGGTGTTAAAACAATAAAAGTTAATGGAAAAATAATTGATGGAATTATTCCTATTTTTCCTAAAGGTGAAAATGTAAATGTTGAAGTTGTTATGCAAAATAATTTCTAA
- a CDS encoding family 20 glycosylhydrolase, which yields MKKIFITFTLIIFMALQSCSTIKQIDYNNPNRWNELGENSKLDWRAVHLLHYNSDKQLEALSKNIPKLTSMGINKIIFEIDYNFYFQSHSELRQTDSVITKEGAKNFTKVCRENGIEIIPQFQCVGHQSWAEETYKLLEVYPEFDLTPNAFPNNKGLYCREWDVENPKVYEIVFALLDEIIDAFDAKAMHVGMDEVFLLGSEFSPSTKGKDPAKLFAKAVNDLHNYIVKEKGLEMLMWGDRLIDANKINYGEWESSANETSNAIDVIPKDIIICDWHYEDFNDYKNLNATEYLSIPMFIEKGFRVLPTSWRRVETMKDLMYYSLTLENPKMLGHLFTLWSSAKGDELLAYPPMVEGLKVGQPFFLNNK from the coding sequence ATGAAAAAAATATTTATAACATTTACGTTGATTATTTTTATGGCATTACAATCATGTTCAACAATAAAACAAATTGATTACAATAACCCAAACAGATGGAATGAGCTTGGTGAAAACTCAAAATTAGATTGGCGCGCAGTACATCTTTTACATTATAATAGTGATAAACAGTTAGAAGCTTTATCGAAAAATATTCCTAAACTTACATCAATGGGAATTAATAAAATTATTTTTGAAATTGATTATAACTTTTATTTTCAATCACATTCCGAATTAAGACAAACCGATAGCGTTATTACAAAAGAAGGCGCAAAAAATTTTACAAAAGTTTGCAGAGAAAATGGAATTGAAATAATTCCACAATTTCAATGTGTGGGTCATCAATCATGGGCTGAAGAAACTTATAAATTGTTGGAAGTTTATCCGGAGTTTGATTTAACTCCAAATGCATTTCCAAATAATAAAGGTTTATACTGTAGAGAATGGGATGTTGAAAATCCAAAAGTTTATGAAATTGTTTTTGCTTTGCTGGATGAAATAATTGATGCATTTGATGCAAAGGCAATGCACGTTGGTATGGATGAAGTATTTCTTTTAGGTTCGGAATTTTCGCCATCAACAAAAGGAAAAGATCCCGCAAAACTTTTTGCAAAAGCTGTGAATGATTTACATAATTATATTGTGAAAGAAAAAGGTTTAGAAATGCTTATGTGGGGCGATAGATTAATTGATGCAAACAAAATTAATTACGGCGAATGGGAATCTTCAGCAAATGAAACGAGTAATGCGATTGATGTGATTCCGAAAGATATAATTATTTGCGATTGGCATTATGAAGATTTTAATGATTACAAAAATTTAAATGCAACTGAATATTTATCAATCCCGATGTTTATTGAAAAGGGATTTAGAGTTTTACCGACAAGCTGGCGCCGAGTTGAAACAATGAAAGACTTAATGTATTATAGTTTAACTTTGGAAAATCCAAAAATGTTAGGACATTTATTTACGCTTTGGTCTTCGGCAAAAGGTGATGAATTGTTAGCTTATCCGCCAATGGTAGAAGGATTAAAAGTTGGTCAGCCATTTTTCCTTAATAACAAGTAA
- a CDS encoding family 20 glycosylhydrolase — protein sequence MKKQIIYILLLLFVNSVSAIEIKELKLMPYPKSVNLLDGKFKVDENFNLEVSQNSERLKIYSNKFLMRLANRTGLFLNNPFVNESKNPNAIIDIQRIGLVKLNEDESYELNISDIKIHLKANTDIGAIRGIETLLQLLQIDENGYYFPTCKIIDSPRFPWRGLLIDVSRHFIPIEVLKRNLDGMAAIKLNVMHFHLSDDQGFRVESKTFPKLTELGSDGNFYTHEQIKEILNYANNLGIRVMPEFDVPGHSTALLTAYPELASLPFNYKIERKWGVMDPTLNPTLDKTYDFLDKLFKEMSELFVDEYFHIGGDENNGNQWNANLDIQKFMKENNIPDNSSLQGYFNNKLLKILTKYGKKLVGWDEIFHPSMPNNIVIQSWRGKEALIESAKKGYQTFLSNDYYIDLIQPTDFHYLNDPIPADANLTEEQKKFILGGEATMWAEMISAETIDSRIWPRTAAIAERFWSPQNINDVENMYKRLEYISYLLEEHDLQHIKNFERMLRRLTNNNETESLRNLISVIEPVKFYQRNNLREQTQQTPLTRVIDAATADAKAAREFNQLVENYLSEKNNLELKNKIIQQLNFWKNNHTEFLETAKKSPILFEIIPMSENLCKLSKIGLEVLELSSTKKKMNNELFNSIFEFIQKVKLPVAQTELMIVNSIENLLNIVKE from the coding sequence ATGAAGAAACAAATAATTTATATACTGCTATTGCTTTTTGTAAACTCAGTTTCTGCAATTGAAATAAAAGAACTTAAACTAATGCCGTATCCCAAAAGTGTAAATCTTCTCGATGGAAAATTTAAGGTTGATGAAAATTTTAATTTAGAAGTTTCTCAAAATTCTGAACGATTGAAAATATATTCAAATAAATTTTTAATGAGATTGGCAAATCGAACCGGACTATTTCTCAATAATCCTTTTGTAAATGAGAGTAAAAATCCAAATGCAATAATTGATATTCAACGAATTGGTTTGGTAAAATTGAATGAAGATGAATCATATGAATTAAATATTTCTGATATAAAAATTCACCTCAAAGCCAATACTGATATTGGTGCAATTAGAGGAATTGAAACACTTCTTCAGCTTTTACAAATTGATGAAAATGGGTATTATTTTCCCACTTGTAAAATTATTGACTCACCAAGATTTCCTTGGCGCGGATTGTTGATTGATGTTAGCCGACATTTTATTCCTATTGAAGTTTTGAAAAGAAATTTAGACGGAATGGCTGCAATTAAATTAAATGTTATGCATTTTCATCTTTCCGATGATCAAGGATTTAGAGTTGAAAGTAAAACTTTTCCAAAGTTAACAGAACTTGGTTCAGACGGAAATTTTTATACACATGAACAAATTAAAGAAATTCTTAATTATGCAAATAATTTGGGAATTAGAGTTATGCCGGAATTTGACGTACCGGGTCACTCAACAGCATTGTTAACGGCTTATCCGGAGTTAGCAAGCTTACCTTTTAATTATAAAATTGAAAGAAAATGGGGAGTGATGGACCCAACTCTTAATCCAACTTTGGATAAAACTTATGATTTCTTAGATAAATTATTCAAAGAAATGAGTGAACTTTTTGTTGATGAATATTTTCATATTGGCGGCGATGAGAATAATGGAAATCAATGGAATGCAAATTTGGATATTCAAAAATTCATGAAAGAAAATAACATTCCAGATAACAGTTCTTTGCAAGGATATTTCAATAACAAACTTTTGAAAATCTTAACAAAATATGGGAAAAAATTAGTCGGCTGGGATGAAATTTTTCATCCATCAATGCCAAATAATATTGTAATACAATCATGGCGGGGGAAAGAAGCTTTAATTGAATCTGCAAAAAAAGGATATCAAACATTTCTGTCAAATGATTATTACATTGATTTAATTCAGCCGACGGATTTTCATTATTTGAATGATCCAATTCCCGCAGATGCAAATTTAACTGAAGAACAGAAAAAATTTATTCTCGGCGGTGAAGCAACAATGTGGGCAGAAATGATTTCAGCAGAAACAATTGATTCTAGAATTTGGCCGAGAACTGCAGCTATTGCCGAAAGGTTTTGGTCGCCGCAAAATATTAATGATGTTGAAAATATGTATAAGCGACTTGAATATATTAGTTATTTGTTGGAAGAGCATGATTTGCAACATATTAAAAATTTTGAAAGAATGTTGAGGCGACTTACAAATAATAATGAAACCGAATCATTAAGAAATTTAATCTCTGTAATTGAACCAGTTAAATTTTATCAAAGAAATAATTTGCGTGAACAAACTCAGCAAACACCGTTAACAAGAGTGATTGATGCGGCAACGGCAGATGCAAAGGCTGCAAGAGAATTTAATCAACTTGTCGAAAATTATTTATCTGAAAAAAATAATCTAGAATTGAAAAATAAAATTATTCAACAATTAAATTTTTGGAAAAATAATCACACGGAATTTTTAGAAACGGCAAAAAAATCTCCAATATTGTTTGAGATAATTCCAATGTCGGAAAATCTTTGTAAATTATCAAAAATAGGTTTGGAAGTTTTAGAATTATCATCAACAAAAAAGAAAATGAATAATGAATTATTTAATTCAATTTTTGAATTCATACAAAAAGTAAAGTTACCAGTTGCACAAACCGAGTTAATGATTGTAAATTCAATAGAAAATTTATTAAATATTGTTAAAGAATAA